One genomic segment of Centropristis striata isolate RG_2023a ecotype Rhode Island chromosome 13, C.striata_1.0, whole genome shotgun sequence includes these proteins:
- the LOC131982787 gene encoding growth hormone secretagogue receptor type 1-like: MDLMELGDFGSGCEDETCGLAPGFQEDCSNQECYWEEPVFGLIELVCVTVIYIPLMLFGLLGNILTILVVWLRPHMRSSTYLYLSSMAVSDLLILLLLPLDLYKLWRPRPWPLGDLACKLTMFLSECCTFCTILHITFLSLERYLAVCWPITAKTLVTRSRTRALIGCLWLSAVISAAPVLVMVGVEDVGGGEQGLGGVMEDGGWMGREGEQGGFMMDRKERGSGHMVSVDGVSEGIKWEEKGQKEAKGWGERVGEFKWLGEKAEIEVGIQEKDKRKQGEEGKNKLEKQADEGGGEGKMDIEGEQQNKMREDEGGGGGEGGVDGGEIDMSECRCTHYAASSGLLSAMMILSNLYFLVPVCILGLVYSLIGRTLWLRPQSSRRDQSHRHTVKMLGVIVLAFVLCWLPFHVGRTIFFFSFDRQEAYTDINSNLETLSDNRNNSTHTVTEAQNTQTLNNMQDNRLYIDNTHNDTHFNNTYTHPDTHLYFLYYLSQYFNLVSSVLFYLSAAVNPLLYNLMSARYRHAVHSLTHTHSHTQSHRLRTITTRHSTTTL, from the exons ATGGATCTGATGGAGCTGGGAGACTTCGGCAGTGGCTGTGAAGATGAAACCTGTGGCCTCGCTCCGGGCTTCCAGGAGGACTGCTCCAACCAGGAGTGCTACTGGGAGGAACCAGTGTTTGGATTGATTGAGTTAG TGTGTGTGACTGTCATTTACATTCCGCTGATGCTCTTCGGCCTTCTGGGAAATATTCTGACAATTCTGGTGGTTTGGCTCCGACCTCACATGAGAAGCTCTACCTACCTCTACCTGAGCAGCATGGCCGTCAGTGATCTGCTGATCCTTCTACTGCTGCCTCTGGATCTCtataag CTCTGGAGGCCCAGACCTTGGCCCCTAGGAGACCTTGCCTGTAAGCTGACCATGTTCCTCTCTGAGTGCTGCACCTTCTGCACCATCCTCCACATCACCTTCCTCTCCCTGGAGAGGTACCTGGCGGTCTGCTGGCCAATCACAGCCAAGACCCTGGTGACACGGAGCAGAACAagggctctgattggctgcctctGGTTGAGTGCAGTCATCAGTGCAGCACCAGTGCTGGTCATGGTCGGGGTGGAGGATGTTGGGGGAGGGGAGCAAGGGCTGGGAGGAGTGATGGAGGATGGAGGGTGGATGGGCAGGGAAGGAGAACAGGGAGGGTTTATGATGGACAGAAAGGAAAGAGGTAGTGGGCACATGGTGTCAGTGGATGGAGTATCTGAGGGGATAAAGTGGGAAGAAAAAGGGCAAAAAGAGGCAAAGGGTTGGGGTGAAAGAGTCGGGGAGTTCAAATGGCTTGGGGAAAAAGCCGAAATAGAGGTAGGAATACAAGAAAAAGataagaggaaacaaggagaagaaggaaaaaataaacttgaaaaacaagcagatgaaggaggaggtgaaggaaagATGGACATTGAGGGAgagcagcaaaataaaatgagagaagatgagggaggaggaggaggagaaggaggcgtTGATGGAGGAGAGATCGACATGAGCGAGTGTCGCTGCACGCACTATGCTGCCTCCTCGGGCCTGCTGTCGGCCATGATGATTCTCTCCAACTTGTACTTCCTGGTACCTGTCTGCATCCTGGGACTGGTCTACAGCCTGATTGGACGGACGCTATGGCTCCGCCCACAAAGCAGCCGGAGAGACCAGAGTCACCGGCACACTGTCAAAATGTTGG gaGTGATTGTCTTGGCGTTCGTCCTGTGCTGGCTGCCCTTCCATGTGGGTCGGAccatattctttttttcttttgacagaCAGGAAGCATACACGGACATAAACTCAAACTTAGAAACTCTCTCTGATAACAGAAataacagcacacacactgtcactgaagcccaaaatacacaaacactcaATAACATGCAGGACAACCGCCTTTACATTgataacacacacaatgacacacacttcaacaacacatacacacaccctgACACACACTTGTATTTTTTATACTACCTGTCTCAGTATTTCAACCTGGTTTCCTCTGTCCTCTTCTACCTTAGTGCTGCTGTTAATCCTTTACTGTACAACCTGATGTCTGCCAGGTATAGACACGCTGTAcacagcctcacacacacacactcacacacacagtctcaccgTCTGCGCACAATCACAACGCGGCACTCCACCACAACTTTGTAA